A stretch of Noviherbaspirillum cavernae DNA encodes these proteins:
- a CDS encoding methyl-accepting chemotaxis protein, translating into MTVRFRLISVLALLVVLACGIGFLGLYGMQKSNDGLKSVYENRTIAFNNLNAVEQLVQGSHLAIASALLDPMPDQVNSKTAQVQKNIAESSTLLAAYMATTLSSEEAASSARLKAAQAKLIKEGLEPALASLAVLDLDGTNQLLKTRIVPLLQPVNAELRALRKYQVEGARDEYEKASVRYTSIRALMLATILVAGLAAAAAGYILIRTLYRQLGGEPVYSSDVVRTIASGDLTAVIAVNGNDRHSVLFAMKTMQQQLAATVGRIRRTTEFVAAGSGAIAEGNTDLATRTEQQAAALTETVSSISRLNDTVHGNAESARQASELAGTAQDSATEGGEVVAKVIQTMGAIDASSRKISDIIGVIDGIAFQTNILALNAAVEAARAGEQGRGFAVVATEVRALAQRSAAAAKEIKHLIDESESNVQHGTRLVDEAGNAMQNILQSIRSVNSFIAEIARASEQQIIGIESADRAVKQMDLVTRQNAAMVQEAAQAAEGLQQHAAALARDVAYFKVHVIGDEGDEHAYPEHSEHDAAEAMGRRTLALRNS; encoded by the coding sequence ATGACTGTCAGGTTTCGCTTGATCAGCGTGTTGGCTTTGCTTGTCGTACTCGCCTGCGGCATCGGGTTTCTCGGGCTCTACGGCATGCAGAAATCCAATGACGGCCTGAAGAGCGTTTATGAAAACAGAACGATCGCCTTCAACAACCTGAACGCGGTCGAGCAGCTTGTGCAAGGCAGCCATCTGGCCATCGCTTCCGCGCTGCTGGATCCGATGCCGGATCAAGTCAACTCCAAAACCGCGCAGGTGCAAAAAAACATCGCGGAATCCTCGACGCTGCTGGCGGCCTACATGGCAACGACGTTGTCATCCGAGGAAGCGGCAAGTTCCGCCCGTTTGAAGGCGGCGCAAGCGAAACTGATCAAGGAAGGTCTGGAGCCCGCACTGGCATCGCTGGCAGTGCTCGACCTCGACGGCACGAACCAGCTGTTGAAGACCAGAATCGTTCCACTGTTGCAACCGGTAAACGCTGAACTGCGCGCCTTGCGGAAGTATCAGGTGGAAGGCGCCAGGGACGAATACGAGAAGGCAAGCGTACGCTACACGTCCATCCGTGCCTTGATGCTGGCGACGATTCTGGTCGCGGGCCTGGCCGCGGCGGCAGCAGGTTATATCCTCATTCGCACGCTCTACAGGCAGCTGGGCGGGGAGCCGGTTTACTCCAGCGACGTGGTGCGCACGATTGCCTCCGGCGATTTGACGGCGGTCATCGCGGTCAATGGCAATGACCGGCATAGCGTGCTGTTTGCGATGAAGACGATGCAGCAGCAGCTGGCAGCCACCGTCGGCAGAATCCGCCGGACCACGGAATTCGTGGCAGCAGGTTCCGGTGCCATCGCCGAAGGCAACACGGATCTCGCGACACGCACCGAGCAGCAGGCAGCCGCGCTGACGGAAACCGTGTCTTCCATTTCCAGACTGAACGACACCGTGCACGGCAATGCGGAAAGCGCCCGGCAGGCGAGCGAGCTGGCCGGCACCGCGCAGGACAGCGCGACGGAAGGCGGCGAGGTCGTGGCAAAAGTCATCCAGACCATGGGTGCGATCGATGCAAGCTCGCGCAAGATCTCCGACATCATCGGCGTCATCGACGGCATTGCATTTCAAACCAATATCCTTGCGCTCAATGCGGCGGTCGAAGCGGCACGCGCCGGCGAGCAGGGTCGGGGTTTTGCCGTCGTGGCAACCGAGGTCAGGGCGCTTGCGCAACGTTCCGCTGCGGCCGCAAAGGAGATCAAGCACCTGATCGACGAATCGGAAAGCAACGTGCAGCACGGCACACGGCTGGTCGACGAGGCCGGCAATGCGATGCAGAACATCCTGCAGTCGATCCGCAGCGTGAACAGTTTCATTGCAGAGATCGCGCGCGCCAGCGAGCAGCAGATTATCGGCATCGAGAGCGCGGATCGGGCGGTGAAGCAGATGGATCTGGTGACCCGGCAGAATGCGGCAATGGTGCAGGAGGCGGCGCAGGCAGCGGAAGGATTGCAGCAGCACGCTGCGGCGCTGGCGCGCGATGTTGCCTATTTCAAGGTGCATGTAATAGGAGACGAAGGAGACGAGCACGCGTACCCGGAGCACTCCGAGCACGATGCGGCAGAAGCCATGGGGCGCAGGACGCTTGCGTTGCGCAATTCCTGA
- a CDS encoding LysR family transcriptional regulator, with translation MKMRHVEAFHAVMLTGSVSAAARLMNVTQPAVTRTLQHAELQLGFPLFDRSKSRLVPTREAVLLYVEVDKLFKQLGAVQKLAANLRTGTAAQIKVLMVPTLGQAVLPRALALFRDANPDIPVAVRMLNSSEIVTALSLREADIGFAFGRAQHPALSEEILSDAEAYCVAPKGTFADAGEISLLDLIEKPVVMHDLGDHLGAVLHEVRREAGVEHPAGITVQTYHAALALAQHGIGSALVDAYTAASADINRVDVLKISPPLAMPIRVLRVEGAEMSVQLRRFVECFRTAASEVASNTMKLLR, from the coding sequence ATGAAGATGCGTCATGTCGAGGCCTTCCATGCTGTCATGCTGACAGGATCGGTCAGCGCTGCCGCCCGCCTGATGAACGTTACCCAGCCCGCCGTGACCAGGACGCTGCAGCACGCGGAGCTGCAGCTGGGCTTTCCATTGTTCGACCGCTCGAAGAGCAGACTGGTGCCCACGCGGGAAGCGGTGCTGCTCTACGTCGAGGTCGACAAGCTTTTCAAGCAGCTGGGCGCGGTGCAGAAACTGGCCGCCAATCTGAGAACCGGCACTGCTGCGCAGATCAAGGTACTGATGGTGCCGACGCTGGGACAGGCCGTGCTGCCGCGCGCGCTGGCGTTGTTCCGTGACGCCAATCCCGATATTCCCGTTGCGGTGCGCATGCTCAATTCGAGCGAGATCGTCACCGCGCTGTCATTGCGGGAGGCGGACATCGGCTTCGCGTTCGGGCGCGCGCAGCATCCCGCGCTGAGCGAGGAAATCCTGAGCGATGCCGAAGCCTACTGCGTCGCGCCGAAGGGTACGTTCGCCGATGCAGGCGAAATCAGCTTGCTGGACCTGATCGAAAAGCCGGTCGTGATGCACGACCTCGGCGATCATCTGGGCGCGGTGCTGCATGAAGTACGGCGCGAGGCCGGCGTGGAACACCCTGCGGGAATCACGGTGCAAACCTATCATGCCGCGCTGGCGCTGGCGCAGCACGGAATCGGCTCGGCGCTGGTGGATGCCTATACCGCGGCTTCGGCCGATATCAACCGCGTCGATGTGCTGAAGATATCGCCGCCACTCGCGATGCCGATCCGCGTGCTGCGCGTCGAGGGCGCCGAGATGTCGGTGCAGTTGCGCCGTTTCGTGGAATGCTTCAGGACGGCCGCGAGTGAAGTCGCGTCAAACACGATGAAGCTCCTTCGATAG
- a CDS encoding LysR family transcriptional regulator, whose protein sequence is MDIRSLRYFVETVRLGSFTQAAEALHVTQSTISKMVRQLENEVGSQLLIRNGRKLALTDTGRIVFERGQEMLATMRQLTLEVRDTQALRHGSLTIGIPPMINLLFTPVLKAFRERHPDITLSLREDTGQALERQIATGDLEIGMTVLPADPDLDLVSAPIASYPIWALARAGTFPGRRATLSFKALNDMPLVLLKDDFALTRRLRQAFDEAGFAPKIAAQSGQWDWLVAMASAGLGVALLPEPFINRLATGRLDAIRLVEPEVSWQVAQIWNGRYLSHAAGAWLKVCQDVLDTRPAH, encoded by the coding sequence GTGGATATTCGCTCTCTCCGCTATTTCGTCGAGACTGTCCGGCTTGGCAGCTTTACCCAGGCTGCCGAGGCACTGCATGTCACGCAATCGACCATCAGCAAGATGGTGCGTCAGCTGGAAAACGAAGTGGGATCGCAATTGCTGATCCGCAATGGACGCAAACTGGCGCTGACGGACACCGGCCGCATCGTCTTCGAGCGCGGTCAGGAAATGCTGGCGACGATGCGTCAGTTGACACTGGAAGTGCGCGATACGCAGGCTTTGCGGCACGGCAGCCTGACGATCGGCATTCCGCCCATGATCAATCTGCTGTTCACGCCGGTGCTCAAGGCCTTTCGCGAGCGTCATCCGGATATCACGCTGAGCTTGCGGGAAGATACCGGTCAGGCCCTCGAACGCCAGATCGCCACGGGCGATCTGGAAATCGGCATGACGGTGCTGCCGGCCGATCCGGATCTGGACCTGGTGTCGGCACCGATCGCGAGCTACCCGATCTGGGCGCTGGCGCGGGCCGGCACGTTTCCCGGGCGTCGCGCCACGCTCTCTTTCAAGGCCTTGAACGACATGCCGCTGGTCTTGCTCAAGGATGATTTCGCGCTGACCCGCAGACTGCGCCAGGCTTTTGACGAGGCCGGCTTTGCGCCGAAGATTGCCGCGCAAAGCGGCCAGTGGGACTGGCTGGTGGCAATGGCATCTGCCGGGCTCGGCGTGGCGCTGCTGCCCGAACCCTTCATTAACCGCCTTGCGACCGGGCGCCTGGACGCCATTCGCCTCGTTGAGCCGGAAGTGTCATGGCAGGTTGCCCAGATATGGAATGGCCGCTATTTATCGCACGCCGCCGGTGCATGGCTGAAGGTGTGCCAGGATGTTCTGGATACCCGGCCTGCTCATTGA
- a CDS encoding acetyl-CoA hydrolase/transferase family protein — protein sequence MYQDRIRHAGLMSKVMPAQEAAQLFRNGMTVGMSGFTRAGDAKAMPAALAERAGHEPLRLTLITGASLGNGSDGLMAEAGLLARRLPFQSDATLRGKINAGEVMFIDQHLSETAEHLRSHSIAPVDIAVIEATAIAEDGSIVPTMSVGNSVTFVQQARQVIVEINLSTPLALEGLHDIYTPADRPLRAPIPLVGPQQRIGTTTIAIDPARIAAIVITDSPDSPSTNLPPDAETGAIAGHVIAFFESEVKAGRMSAELLPLQAGIGTIANAVLHGLIGSPFSNMTMFSEVLQDSAIALLDSGQLAFASASSITLSSAMHDKFMRDIEHYRSKIVLRPQEISNHPEIVRRLGIIALNTALEFDLYGNVNSTHVGGTRMMNGIGGSGDFARNGHLSMFISKSVAKNGGISSVVPMVTHVDHTEHDVDILVTEWGLADLRGLAPRERAPLIIERCAHPDYRPQLRAYFEEACRGGGHTPHVLEKALSWHVRYQSSQTMLAS from the coding sequence ATGTACCAAGATCGTATTCGTCACGCCGGACTCATGAGCAAAGTGATGCCGGCGCAGGAAGCCGCGCAACTTTTCAGGAACGGCATGACCGTCGGCATGAGCGGCTTCACCCGTGCCGGCGATGCCAAGGCGATGCCAGCCGCATTGGCGGAACGCGCCGGACACGAGCCCTTGCGCCTCACCCTGATCACCGGCGCTTCGCTCGGCAACGGCAGCGATGGCTTGATGGCCGAGGCCGGTCTGCTGGCGCGCCGCCTGCCGTTCCAGTCCGATGCCACGCTGCGCGGCAAGATCAATGCCGGCGAAGTCATGTTCATTGACCAGCATCTGTCCGAGACCGCCGAGCACTTGCGCTCGCACAGCATCGCGCCGGTCGATATCGCCGTGATCGAGGCCACCGCCATTGCCGAAGACGGCAGCATCGTGCCCACCATGTCGGTCGGTAATTCCGTCACGTTCGTGCAGCAGGCGCGGCAGGTCATCGTCGAAATCAATCTCAGCACGCCGCTGGCGCTGGAAGGCTTGCATGACATTTACACGCCGGCCGATCGGCCTCTGCGCGCGCCGATCCCGCTGGTCGGTCCGCAGCAGCGCATCGGCACAACGACCATCGCGATCGACCCGGCGCGCATCGCCGCCATCGTCATTACCGATAGTCCCGACAGCCCCTCGACCAATCTGCCGCCGGACGCCGAAACCGGGGCAATCGCCGGCCATGTGATCGCGTTTTTCGAAAGCGAAGTCAAGGCAGGGCGCATGAGCGCGGAGCTTCTTCCCTTGCAGGCCGGCATCGGCACCATCGCCAACGCGGTGCTGCATGGATTGATCGGCTCGCCCTTCAGCAACATGACGATGTTTTCGGAAGTGTTGCAGGACAGCGCCATCGCGTTGCTCGATTCCGGCCAGCTGGCGTTCGCTTCCGCATCATCGATCACCCTGTCGTCGGCGATGCATGACAAGTTCATGCGCGACATCGAGCACTACCGTTCGAAGATCGTGTTGCGTCCGCAAGAGATCAGCAATCATCCCGAAATCGTGCGCCGGCTCGGCATCATCGCCCTGAACACGGCGCTGGAATTCGATCTCTACGGCAACGTCAATTCGACGCATGTCGGCGGCACCCGCATGATGAACGGCATCGGCGGTTCCGGCGACTTTGCGCGCAATGGACATCTGTCGATGTTCATCAGCAAATCGGTGGCGAAGAACGGCGGCATTTCCAGCGTCGTGCCGATGGTCACGCATGTCGATCATACCGAGCACGATGTCGATATCCTCGTCACGGAATGGGGACTGGCCGACCTGCGCGGCCTGGCCCCGCGTGAACGGGCGCCGCTGATCATCGAGCGCTGCGCCCATCCCGACTATCGGCCACAGTTGCGCGCCTACTTCGAGGAAGCCTGCCGTGGCGGCGGCCACACACCGCACGTGCTGGAGAAGGCCCTGTCCTGGCATGTGCGTTATCAGTCCTCGCAAACCATGCTGGCTTCCTGA
- a CDS encoding bestrophin family protein, protein MIVRDRPSGLRLFLTMRGSILSRIWKSLLVTTVLAIMVTLTGGALMHHKITLTAIPFTLMGLPLAIFLGFRNNSAYDRYWEGRKLWGELVIRSRNFSRQCLSLIGPASPDKAGDGDVPTRMIHRAIAFAHALRHHLRDSDSSAELKPLLAADEWRQIEKVSHKPHFLMERMGEDLRRCLNDGRVDSVLMASIDATLSAMVAAGAACERIKNTPVPFSYTLLLHRTAYLYCFLLPFGLVDTLGFMTPFVVGIVAYTFFGLDALGDEIEEPFGVSANDLPLEAICRGIEINLRESLAEENIPRPFTPVDYHLT, encoded by the coding sequence ATGATCGTCCGTGACCGGCCATCCGGGCTGAGGCTTTTCCTGACGATGCGCGGATCGATTCTGTCGCGGATCTGGAAGAGCCTGCTGGTGACGACCGTCCTGGCGATCATGGTGACGCTCACCGGTGGCGCGCTGATGCACCACAAGATCACGCTGACGGCGATTCCCTTCACCCTGATGGGATTGCCGCTGGCGATCTTCCTCGGCTTTCGCAACAATTCGGCCTATGACCGTTACTGGGAAGGGCGCAAGCTGTGGGGCGAGCTGGTCATCCGGAGCCGCAATTTCTCCCGCCAATGCTTGAGCCTGATCGGACCGGCGTCACCGGACAAAGCCGGTGACGGCGACGTGCCAACGCGCATGATCCACCGTGCCATCGCCTTTGCGCATGCGCTGCGTCACCATCTGCGCGACTCCGATAGCAGCGCCGAACTGAAGCCCTTGCTGGCGGCGGACGAATGGCGGCAAATCGAAAAAGTGTCCCACAAGCCGCACTTTCTGATGGAGCGCATGGGTGAAGATTTGCGACGTTGCCTGAACGATGGTCGTGTCGACAGCGTCTTGATGGCGTCGATCGATGCCACGTTGTCGGCGATGGTGGCAGCCGGAGCGGCATGCGAACGGATCAAGAATACGCCCGTTCCCTTTTCATACACGCTGCTGTTGCACCGGACCGCCTACCTGTATTGCTTCCTGCTGCCCTTCGGACTGGTGGACACCCTCGGCTTCATGACGCCGTTCGTCGTTGGCATCGTTGCCTATACGTTTTTCGGACTGGATGCATTGGGCGACGAGATTGAAGAACCGTTCGGTGTGTCCGCCAACGACCTGCCGCTGGAAGCGATCTGCCGAGGCATTGAAATCAACTTGAGAGAATCGCTTGCAGAGGAGAATATCCCCCGGCCTTTCACGCCGGTGGACTACCATCTCACCTGA
- a CDS encoding D-amino acid dehydrogenase — translation MHICVLGAGVIGTTSAWKLLEAGHQVTMLDAMPAPGAGVSFGNGAQLSYSYVAPLADPSVWKQWPYYMFSSTSPLTLKFQADPAQWRWLLDFLAACNAHSVQKTTIDLLHLAYHSRSQLRLLQDAIPFDFLHRVAGKLVMFSSEKSLQAAQRQVDFQAQHGSRQEVIDIRRCVEIEPALQAAAHRWAGGVYTPSEEAGDCALFCRRLVDAMAAKPGFRFMPSTAVTGMDMRNGRLSSVQTAGGRIEAEAFVLAMGVESAAFARKAGFRLPVYPLKGYSITVPLNAGNSAAPQVSITDLSRKIVYARLGDRLRVAGRVELVGMNRDIPDRAVNELSMAVEETFPGSIEGAGREALSPWTGFRPATPSGVPIIDVSPISNLYLNVGHGALGWTLACGSADMLAHRIAGETMPIDDAPFRFRA, via the coding sequence ATGCATATTTGCGTATTGGGTGCCGGCGTCATCGGCACGACCTCGGCCTGGAAACTGCTGGAAGCCGGCCATCAGGTGACCATGCTGGATGCGATGCCGGCTCCCGGTGCGGGAGTCAGTTTCGGCAATGGCGCGCAGCTCAGTTATTCGTATGTCGCGCCGCTGGCCGACCCGTCGGTGTGGAAGCAGTGGCCGTACTACATGTTCAGCTCCACGTCTCCGCTCACGCTCAAGTTCCAGGCGGATCCCGCGCAATGGCGCTGGCTGCTCGACTTCCTTGCCGCGTGCAACGCGCACAGCGTGCAGAAGACCACGATCGATCTGCTGCATCTTGCCTACCACAGCCGTTCGCAGCTGCGCCTCTTGCAGGATGCGATCCCTTTCGATTTCCTTCATCGCGTCGCGGGCAAGCTCGTCATGTTCAGCAGCGAGAAGAGTCTGCAGGCCGCGCAGCGGCAGGTCGATTTTCAGGCGCAGCATGGCAGCCGGCAGGAAGTCATCGACATCCGCCGCTGCGTCGAGATCGAGCCTGCCTTGCAGGCAGCGGCGCATCGCTGGGCGGGCGGCGTCTATACGCCGAGCGAGGAAGCCGGCGACTGTGCCTTGTTCTGCCGGCGGCTGGTGGATGCCATGGCGGCCAAACCCGGTTTCCGCTTTATGCCGTCGACTGCCGTCACGGGGATGGATATGCGCAATGGCCGGCTGTCTTCGGTGCAGACTGCCGGCGGGCGCATCGAGGCCGAGGCGTTCGTGCTGGCGATGGGCGTGGAGAGCGCGGCCTTTGCCCGCAAGGCCGGCTTCCGCCTGCCGGTCTATCCCTTGAAGGGTTACAGCATCACGGTGCCGCTCAACGCCGGAAACTCGGCTGCGCCGCAAGTGTCCATCACTGACCTGTCCAGAAAGATCGTCTATGCCCGGCTGGGCGACCGCCTGCGCGTCGCGGGCCGCGTCGAGCTGGTCGGCATGAATCGCGACATCCCGGATCGTGCAGTCAATGAACTGAGCATGGCGGTCGAGGAAACATTCCCCGGCAGTATCGAAGGGGCAGGGCGGGAAGCGCTGTCGCCGTGGACCGGGTTCCGTCCGGCGACGCCGAGCGGCGTGCCGATCATCGATGTGTCGCCGATCAGCAACCTGTATCTCAACGTGGGCCATGGCGCGCTGGGATGGACGCTGGCGTGCGGCAGCGCCGACATGCTCGCGCATCGCATCGCCGGCGAGACGATGCCGATCGACGACGCGCCATTCCGTTTCCGCGCATGA
- a CDS encoding ornithine cyclodeaminase family protein, with amino-acid sequence MKIITNEQVTELITNEDAIASMRSAFSTISRSAQQARVRTQAGTTMLSTMGAVLPDSGVTGCKVYTTINGQFRFVIVLFSTEDGRPLATIEADTMTGFRTAAATAVATDALARRDAATLAVIGTGVQAKSHIPALLQVRPFKEILVAGIGDQTAFAEYVTQTTGVPTRAVSIDDAARGADVVVTVTRAKTPLFSGNLLQPGVFVAAVGASKKDVRELDDVAIQKADALVVEWKPQAQQEAGDLVLCAPGIVDWDKVRELGPIVEGTSDYKRAPDDIVIYKAIGVGLEDIALAGLVYRRAAERYGW; translated from the coding sequence ATGAAAATCATCACCAACGAACAAGTCACCGAACTGATCACCAACGAGGATGCGATCGCCTCCATGCGTTCGGCATTTTCCACCATCAGCCGCAGCGCGCAGCAGGCGCGCGTGCGGACCCAGGCAGGCACGACCATGCTGTCGACGATGGGTGCGGTACTGCCCGATTCCGGCGTGACCGGCTGCAAGGTATACACCACCATCAACGGCCAGTTCCGCTTCGTGATCGTGCTGTTCTCCACCGAAGACGGCCGCCCGCTGGCGACGATCGAGGCCGATACGATGACGGGCTTCCGCACTGCCGCCGCTACTGCGGTGGCAACCGATGCGCTCGCGCGACGCGATGCGGCCACGCTCGCGGTGATCGGCACCGGTGTGCAGGCAAAGTCCCATATCCCCGCCCTGCTTCAGGTGCGCCCGTTCAAGGAAATCCTGGTTGCCGGCATCGGCGACCAGACGGCATTTGCCGAGTACGTGACGCAGACAACCGGCGTGCCGACACGCGCCGTGAGCATCGACGATGCCGCGCGCGGCGCTGACGTCGTGGTCACCGTCACGCGTGCCAAGACGCCATTGTTTTCCGGCAATCTGCTGCAGCCCGGCGTATTTGTCGCAGCGGTCGGCGCGAGCAAGAAGGATGTGCGCGAGCTGGATGATGTTGCCATTCAAAAAGCCGATGCGCTGGTCGTCGAATGGAAGCCGCAGGCGCAGCAGGAGGCAGGCGACCTCGTGCTGTGCGCACCGGGGATTGTCGATTGGGACAAGGTGCGCGAACTCGGGCCGATCGTCGAAGGAACGAGTGACTATAAGAGAGCGCCTGACGACATCGTGATTTACAAGGCGATCGGCGTGGGCCTCGAAGACATCGCGCTGGCCGGCCTGGTGTACCGCAGGGCCGCCGAACGCTACGGCTGGTGA
- a CDS encoding pre-peptidase C-terminal domain-containing protein, producing the protein MKRIRFLAWPLLALALVGAVFLYFHNRAPTVLFNRVVLEGLTAARDSERLYKMQVPAGARDLQFSVFGGDNGNAIDIYAGFGEPPSTSSFDARNLAGGDARMIAFSAPQAGTWYLLVRGARGAYMDASLVASYSMPGEIFKVGMHAHRLYNGGDSDGAASAEPQFGYGLIRDWDISHLQDAVVWRPDGSIDFSLIDRVYAGHARHGAKVIKTFGTVPTWVSKRPDEPNRQYPNWPGAKSGPRDLDLYEDYVYRFVSHTRKSLWAVEGWNEPYACPDDAEAEFTTMSPTELADVQKRVYRATKRVDPNILVFSPPQGYVCGIPTILDARTSQNEPMSQFFDALAWHAYNRSAQASAGQSYAMEIHRVRQYLAQAGLAQMPIVDTEHGWLPPPKEGGREFRELSDAQKGRVLQETAQLAKSLGLLAIVWYGYDDEFIGMPMKSPVISASLQESYRQLDASQSGAGRTGTAKQ; encoded by the coding sequence ATGAAGCGAATCCGGTTTCTGGCATGGCCGCTCCTTGCACTTGCTCTTGTCGGCGCTGTTTTCCTCTACTTCCACAATCGCGCGCCGACTGTCCTTTTCAACAGGGTGGTGCTTGAGGGCTTGACCGCTGCACGCGACAGCGAGCGGCTGTACAAGATGCAGGTTCCGGCAGGTGCACGCGATCTTCAGTTCAGCGTCTTCGGCGGCGACAATGGCAACGCCATCGACATCTATGCCGGATTCGGCGAACCGCCCTCGACCAGCTCCTTCGATGCAAGAAACCTTGCGGGCGGCGACGCCAGGATGATCGCCTTTTCCGCGCCGCAGGCGGGCACCTGGTACCTGCTGGTGCGCGGTGCGCGCGGCGCCTATATGGATGCGTCGCTGGTCGCCAGCTATTCCATGCCCGGTGAAATCTTCAAGGTCGGCATGCACGCGCACCGCCTCTACAACGGCGGCGATTCGGACGGTGCCGCCAGTGCCGAGCCGCAGTTCGGCTACGGCCTCATCCGCGACTGGGACATCTCGCATCTGCAGGATGCGGTGGTGTGGCGGCCCGACGGTTCGATCGATTTCTCCCTGATCGACCGGGTATACGCCGGCCATGCGCGGCATGGCGCGAAGGTGATCAAGACCTTCGGCACCGTGCCGACATGGGTGTCGAAGCGGCCGGACGAGCCGAACCGGCAATACCCGAACTGGCCCGGCGCGAAGTCGGGGCCGCGCGATCTCGACCTGTACGAGGATTACGTCTACCGATTCGTTTCGCACACCAGAAAATCCCTGTGGGCGGTGGAAGGCTGGAACGAGCCGTACGCCTGCCCGGATGACGCGGAAGCGGAGTTCACGACCATGAGCCCGACCGAACTGGCCGATGTGCAGAAGCGGGTGTACCGCGCGACGAAGCGTGTCGATCCGAACATCCTCGTGTTCTCGCCGCCGCAGGGCTATGTGTGCGGCATTCCCACCATCCTCGATGCGCGCACTTCGCAGAACGAACCCATGTCGCAGTTCTTCGATGCGCTGGCGTGGCACGCCTACAATCGGTCGGCGCAGGCAAGCGCCGGTCAGAGCTATGCGATGGAGATACATCGGGTGCGGCAATATCTCGCGCAGGCAGGGCTGGCGCAGATGCCGATCGTCGACACCGAGCACGGCTGGCTTCCGCCGCCGAAGGAGGGCGGCAGGGAATTCCGCGAACTATCGGATGCGCAGAAAGGCCGGGTGCTGCAGGAAACGGCGCAGCTCGCCAAAAGCCTCGGCCTGCTTGCCATCGTCTGGTACGGTTACGACGATGAATTCATCGGCATGCCCATGAAGAGTCCGGTGATCTCCGCGAGCCTGCAAGAGAGCTACAGGCAGCTTGACGCATCGCAGTCAGGCGCAGGGCGGACCGGCACGGCGAAACAGTAG
- a CDS encoding thrombospondin type 3 repeat-containing protein — translation MKKYLAAVAGLIASATLMFAAAPAMARVNVDVNIGIPAPFVYQPAPVHVHARPVYVQPQPVYVQPRPVYVEHHYRRDRHQGRDWHHGRDRDRDGIPNYRDRDRDGDGVPNRWDRRPHNPYRY, via the coding sequence ATGAAGAAGTATCTCGCCGCAGTCGCAGGATTGATCGCAAGCGCCACGCTGATGTTCGCCGCCGCCCCCGCAATGGCGCGCGTCAACGTGGACGTCAACATCGGGATCCCCGCGCCGTTCGTCTACCAACCCGCGCCGGTGCATGTGCATGCACGGCCGGTCTACGTGCAGCCGCAGCCCGTCTATGTGCAGCCAAGGCCGGTGTATGTCGAACATCACTACCGACGCGATCGGCACCAGGGACGCGACTGGCACCATGGACGCGACCGCGACCGTGACGGCATTCCGAACTACCGGGATCGCGACCGCGATGGCGACGGCGTGCCCAATCGCTGGGACCGTCGTCCGCACAATCCCTATCGGTACTAA